The proteins below come from a single Diadema setosum chromosome 21, eeDiaSeto1, whole genome shotgun sequence genomic window:
- the LOC140244829 gene encoding kappa-type opioid receptor-like: MERTAMSPNTTEGPPEQPSMSTIIFGIVVYVVIGIFGLVGNGMVMIVFGFLVKQKSRVNTFIFSQALIDCCSSILLISFGVVNAFRSSIMEYDVESDSAPDARATTVSDTAASPEGRYLHLSSSTAEFLCRFWWSRFFLFSCFVISTWNLTTMSIERYFAVLHPFKYSQIFTKRRALVMIAIVWLCAPLTEYVSPIFKYTQREGECDTQPTWTRSAGIGLGLIHFILVFVVPVCIMAFVYIKIIREMGLKKDALHRKGPRDTPDANNDSSDTPLRSDPSSKVVHPSRNITMTLCILFAVYVICWTPNQITFLQYNLGGPLNFSGAWYQFTVIMVFLNCCVNPFIYAFRLKKFQKGVRMLVAHHWHRQDEGDSTTESTKMNKLEGRTG; this comes from the coding sequence ATGGAGCGCACCGCGATGTCTCCTAATACTACCGAGGGACCTCCCGAACAGCCGTCGATGTCGACCATCATATTCGGCATCGTTGTGTACGTCGTCATCGGCATCTTCGGATTGGTTGGGAACGGGATGGTGATGATCGTGTTCGGATTCCTTGTCAAACAGAAGAGCAGGGTGAACACGTTTATTTTCAGTCAGGCCCTGATTGATTGTTGCTCCTCCATACTCCTCATCTCGTTCGGAGTGGTCAACGCGTTCCGCTCTTCGATCATGGAGTATGACGTTGAGAGTGATTCGGCACCGGACGCGAGGGCGACGACTGTGAGTGACACCGCAGCTTCGCCCGAAGGACGCTACCTCCACCTGTCTTCATCAACCGCCGAATTCCTCTGCAGATTTTGGTGGTCgcgcttttttcttttctcatgcTTCGTCATTTCGACATGGAACCTGACGACCATGTCCATCGAGCGCTACTTCGCTGTTCTGCATCCCTTCAAATACTCCCAAATATTCACCAAGAGGCGAGCGTTGGTCATGATCGCAATCGTATGGTTGTGTGCCCCTTTAACCGAGTACGTATCGCCCATCTTCAAGTACACCCAGAGAGAGGGCGAATGCGATACCCAGCCAACGTGGACGAGAAGTGCCGGCATTGGTTTGGGTCTCATTCACTTCATCTTGGTGTTCGTGGTCCCTGTATGTATCATGGCTTTTGTTTACATCAAGATTATCAGGGAAATGGGGTTGAAAAAAGATGCGCTCCATCGCAAGGGCCCCAGGGACACGCCCGATGCCAACAATGATTCTAGCGACACACCATTAAGGAGTGATCCTTCATCCAAGGTTGTTCATCCCTCTCGAAACATCACCATGACACTCTGCATCCTCTTTGCCGTCTACGTCATCTGCTGGACGCCCAATCAGATCACTTTCCTCCAATACAATCTCGGGGGACCACTGAACTTTTCTGGGGCCTGGTACCAGTTTACCGTCATCATGGTCTTCCTGAACTGTTGCGTGAATCCCTTCATCTACGCCTTTCGGTTGAAGAAGTTTCAGAAGGGCGTGCGGATGCTGGTGGCACACCACTGGCATAGGCAAGACGAAGGAGACTCCACCACCGAGTCCACTAAAATGAACAAGCTTGAGGGAAGAACTGGCTGA